CCCTGCCGCAGGGGAGGCGACGGCCTGGATCCACACCGCGCTCAAACGATTGCTCGGCTGACAGCCCCTACCCACCCTCGTCCGTGAAGTCCCTTTAGCCGTAAGGAAGTCCGCATGTACCCGAACGACGCCGGAGTCGATCTCGCCTACCTCAGCGCCACCGAGGCGCGACAGCTTTTCGACGCCCGCGAACTCTCCCCGGTGGAGCTGATGCGCGTCGTCATCGACCGCGCGGAACAGACCGAACCGGTCGTCAACGCCTTCACCGAGCAGCTCTACGACGAGGCACTCCAACAGGCCCGGCACGCCGAGGACCGCTTCCTCGGCAAGGGCGGCCTGACACCACGCCCACTCGAAGGCATCCCGGTCGCCACCAAGGAGAAGCACGCCATCGCCGGGCGCTCCCTCACCGAGGGCTCTCTCGTCAACGTCGGCAACACCGCGACCGAAAACGCCCCGGTCATCGACCGGATCCTGGACGCCGGCGGCATCATCCACGCCCGCACCGCCACCCCCGAGTTCTCCATCGCCACCTTCACCCACAGCCGCTTGTGGGGCATCACCCGCAATCCCTGGAACCCCGACTTCACCCCTGGCGGCTCGTCCGGCGGCGCCGGCGCCTCCCTCGCCGCCGGTACCGCAGTGCTCGCCTCCGCGTCCGACATCGGCGGCTCGACCCGTATCCCCGCCGCCTTCACCGGCACAGTCGGCTACAAAGCCCCGTACGGCCGGATTCCCGGCGTGGCACCGCTGTCCGCCGACCACTACCGCGGCGACGGCCCCATGGCACGCACTGTCGACGACTGCGTCACCTTCGCCAACGTCCTGGCAGGGCCCGACCCGCGCGACCACGCGTCGCTGCGCCCGAAACTCGTCCTGCCGGCCGAGTACGACGCGGTCGCCGGGATGCGCATCGCCGTGTGCCTGCGCCTGGGCGCCTACGACGTCCACCCGGAGATCGAGGCCAACACCCGCGCTGTCGCCGGCGCCCTCACCGACGCGGGCGCGATCGTCGAGGAGATCGAACTCCCGTGGACCAAGGACGACCTGCTCATCAGTGCCGCCGCACATTTCTCCGCCATCTTCGGCGCCCTGGTCCGCGAGATCGAAGCCGAGCACCGCGACCGGATGTCGCCGTACGCGGCAGCCTTCGCCGACACCATGGCCGTTGCCCGGGAGCAGGTCACCTACTTCGACGGCCTGCGTGTCGAGACCCGGCTGCAGCGCGAACTGGGCGAAGCGATGGCTCCCTTCAACGCTCTCATCTGCCCGACCACAGCCGTTCCGGGGCTGCCAGCCGGAGACGATCTCCTGGGCCGCCTGGTCGTGAGCGGCGAGGACCACGGCGAGCCGCTGTGGGCGGCGATGACCCTGCCCTTCAACATCAGCAACCGCTGCCCTGTCCTCAACGTGCCCAGTGGCCACTCCAGTTGGGGCCTGCCGACAGGCGTCCAGATCGTCGGCCACACCTACGACGACCCGACCGTCTTCCGTATCGGCAAGGCCCTG
This Streptomyces sp. NBC_01283 DNA region includes the following protein-coding sequences:
- a CDS encoding amidase, translating into MYPNDAGVDLAYLSATEARQLFDARELSPVELMRVVIDRAEQTEPVVNAFTEQLYDEALQQARHAEDRFLGKGGLTPRPLEGIPVATKEKHAIAGRSLTEGSLVNVGNTATENAPVIDRILDAGGIIHARTATPEFSIATFTHSRLWGITRNPWNPDFTPGGSSGGAGASLAAGTAVLASASDIGGSTRIPAAFTGTVGYKAPYGRIPGVAPLSADHYRGDGPMARTVDDCVTFANVLAGPDPRDHASLRPKLVLPAEYDAVAGMRIAVCLRLGAYDVHPEIEANTRAVAGALTDAGAIVEEIELPWTKDDLLISAAAHFSAIFGALVREIEAEHRDRMSPYAAAFADTMAVAREQVTYFDGLRVETRLQRELGEAMAPFNALICPTTAVPGLPAGDDLLGRLVVSGEDHGEPLWAAMTLPFNISNRCPVLNVPSGHSSWGLPTGVQIVGHTYDDPTVFRIGKALEQLRPWAYTPNHRPTVQPTPLVQSATD